AATAAACTGTGTCTCCTGCTTTTAATTTGTTAATATCATCATCATTCAATGGTGTTTTTAATTCATGTTCCATTATTATCCCCATTTTAGTTAATAAATAAAATTCCATTAGAAAAATTATATACTTAAATATATGTTTTTTACAGATAATATATTTTTATTAGTATTGAATAGAAATAAAATAAATAATTTAATATAACATATAATAAATACTAATATAAATTATAGGGAGGTATTTAATGGCCGTTTCAGATAGAATTATGGATGCCACTAAATATATGATTTCACTTCCGAAAACTGAAATATCAGTATTTCTAATAATAATTGTAAGTTTTCTATCGGGTTGTTTTGTAGGATGCCTGGAACCTAACCCTTCAGCACATGCAATGGTATTTTCAGTTTTTAGTGAAGGTACTACAGCCTTTTTTCTATTAGGACTTACAGGAATTGCTTCAGGTGGAATCATACACGGGTCTATAAATCATTTACATAAACGTCATATGAAACTAAAACAAGCAATGTTTGTAGCATTTGTAGGAACTTTAATACCTAGCATATTCTACTTAATAGGATCAATTCTTTCAGTAATATTTCACAATTCATTGACCCTTAACATATTATTATTAGGCGTCTTATTCGCATTTGCAATAGAAGTACTAGTATTATGGTCAACATCAAACATACGATACATAGAAGGAGTAGTTATAGCAGCAATACAACCAGTGTTAATACTCAGCATGCTAGTACTGATAAATTATGTGACAGTGACAACAAGTGCCAGCGCAATACTATCATTATATCTTAAAGCTATAATAGGAGCATTTGTTTTAGCAGTAGCAGTTTATGCCTTTATATCTATTGTTCAAACACCTATAAAAAATAATCTTGGAGTTGGAGGATTAGAATTATTAAGCTTATTTATAGCTCAAATTACTGAAGGTTCCAATGCAATGGAAGAGATATTTAATGTTATGGGAGAACCTATTGATACTAGTGTTAGTCTTATTAGCTTCAGAACAAGTAAGGGAATTAAAGCAAATTACATATCACCACATGTACATCCAGGACCTGTTGGTTCAATAGGTGGAGGAAACTTACCTACCATAGTAGCAAATCAATTAGATGACTTTGCAATAATAGCACATGGAGCAGCAACTCATGACTTTAATCCTGTAAAGGAAAGTGAAATACAGAAAGTTACAGATTCTATTAATAATATACTAAAAGATCTGATATATAGTAAAACAGCAAGTAAATTCCAGAGATATCAAGCAGGAGATGCGAAAGTAGGAGCACAATTCTTTAATAATGGACTTATACTACTAACAACCTTCGCACCAAATCCTGGTGATGATATAGATTACGGAGTAGGAAAAACATTAATGTATGAAGCACAATACTTAACAGGAGCAGATGATGTAGTATTTGTTGACTGTCATAACTGCCTGGAAGGAAACTATGATCGATTACTACCAGGACATAACCGTGTAATACAATTAGAGGATGCAATAAAACAGATAAAAAAACCAGAAGAATATCCTATAAAAATGGGATATGCATATGATGCTCTTAATGAAATACCCGTAAAGGACGGTATTGGTGAGAGCGGAATTAAATTAATGTTAACTGAAGTAGATACTCAGAGAATGTTATATGTAGTAATTGACGGAAATAACATGAAAAAGGGATTCAGAGAAGAAATAATAAAAACAATCAACAATAAATACCCCGACATTGACATGATAGAAGTAATGACAACTGACACACACCTAGTTAACACAATATCCGGTGGAG
This genomic interval from Candidatus Methanosphaera massiliense contains the following:
- a CDS encoding DUF2070 family protein, with translation MAVSDRIMDATKYMISLPKTEISVFLIIIVSFLSGCFVGCLEPNPSAHAMVFSVFSEGTTAFFLLGLTGIASGGIIHGSINHLHKRHMKLKQAMFVAFVGTLIPSIFYLIGSILSVIFHNSLTLNILLLGVLFAFAIEVLVLWSTSNIRYIEGVVIAAIQPVLILSMLVLINYVTVTTSASAILSLYLKAIIGAFVLAVAVYAFISIVQTPIKNNLGVGGLELLSLFIAQITEGSNAMEEIFNVMGEPIDTSVSLISFRTSKGIKANYISPHVHPGPVGSIGGGNLPTIVANQLDDFAIIAHGAATHDFNPVKESEIQKVTDSINNILKDLIYSKTASKFQRYQAGDAKVGAQFFNNGLILLTTFAPNPGDDIDYGVGKTLMYEAQYLTGADDVVFVDCHNCLEGNYDRLLPGHNRVIQLEDAIKQIKKPEEYPIKMGYAYDALNEIPVKDGIGESGIKLMLTEVDTQRMLYVVIDGNNMKKGFREEIIKTINNKYPDIDMIEVMTTDTHLVNTISGGGVTVGEKHSEEIINAILKLIPEAVNDLEYVEVASGTSRINIKTLGPNNSTELMTTITSVLSISKILAPFVFFVAAIITILWIF